Proteins encoded in a region of the Leifsonia sp. PS1209 genome:
- the uvrC gene encoding excinuclease ABC subunit UvrC yields the protein MADTVSYRPKAGEIPTQPGVYRFRDANRRVLYVGKAKNLRARLSNYFQPLRSLHERTRRMVTTAASVEWTVVATEFEALQLEYTWIKEFNPPFNVQFRDDKSYPYLAVTLGDRIPRVMVTRNRGVKDARYFGPYTKVWAIRDTVDLMLKAFPMRSCSDGVYRRAELTGRPCLLGDIGKCAAPCVGRISPEDHRELAEDFVSFMAGNDTKYIRVMTERMKQAASTQDYEAAARHRDAIQALEAAMGKSAVVLPDNVDADVFGIAHDELAAAVQQFIVRGGRIRGVRSWVVDKELDVELGDLVETVVQNAYEGSDAPPREILVPELPDDAIELEQWLTARRHEIGDPGAPRGRLTGRVELRVAQRGDKAALAQTVEMNAKNALVLYKTRRSSDFVARSKALNDIQDALGMPDAPLRMECYDVSHLSGTNIVASMVVFEDGLPRKDQYRRFSIPESTDDTESIYQVITRRLAYLKNPEAEFAEPGAEGAQTGAARAAAVQTDDAGDDPEIDIDAELAEAAEKRRKKFAYPPNLLIVDGGQPQVAAARRALEESGVQGIQLVGIAKRLEEIWLPDSDFPVILPRNSDALFLIQRIRDEAHRFAITYQRAKRRRDIGSVLGEIPGLGPSRVKELLKHFGSVAQLRKATPDEIAAVRGVGPTLASAIHERLASR from the coding sequence GTGGCAGACACCGTCAGCTACCGGCCGAAAGCCGGTGAGATCCCGACCCAGCCCGGGGTGTACCGGTTCCGCGACGCCAACCGGCGCGTGCTCTATGTCGGCAAGGCCAAGAACCTGCGGGCGCGGCTGAGCAACTACTTCCAGCCGCTCCGCAGTCTGCACGAGCGCACCAGGCGCATGGTGACCACCGCAGCGTCGGTGGAGTGGACGGTCGTGGCGACCGAGTTCGAGGCGCTGCAACTCGAATACACCTGGATCAAGGAGTTCAATCCGCCGTTCAACGTGCAGTTCCGGGACGACAAGTCGTACCCCTACCTGGCGGTGACACTGGGGGACCGCATCCCGCGGGTGATGGTCACGCGCAACCGCGGCGTGAAGGACGCGCGATACTTCGGGCCGTACACGAAGGTCTGGGCGATCAGGGACACGGTCGACCTGATGCTCAAGGCGTTCCCGATGCGCAGCTGCTCCGACGGTGTCTACCGCAGGGCGGAGCTCACCGGGCGTCCGTGCCTGCTCGGCGACATCGGCAAGTGCGCCGCTCCCTGCGTCGGGCGGATCAGCCCGGAGGATCATCGCGAGCTGGCCGAGGACTTCGTCTCGTTCATGGCGGGCAACGACACCAAGTACATCCGGGTGATGACCGAGCGGATGAAGCAGGCCGCGAGCACACAGGACTACGAGGCCGCCGCCCGCCACCGTGACGCGATCCAGGCTCTCGAAGCGGCGATGGGCAAGAGCGCCGTCGTGCTTCCGGACAACGTCGACGCCGACGTGTTCGGCATCGCGCACGACGAGCTGGCCGCCGCCGTACAGCAGTTCATCGTGCGCGGAGGCCGCATCCGGGGTGTGCGCAGCTGGGTGGTCGACAAGGAGCTCGACGTCGAACTCGGCGACCTCGTCGAGACCGTGGTGCAGAACGCGTACGAGGGATCGGATGCTCCGCCGCGCGAGATCCTCGTGCCGGAGCTGCCGGACGACGCCATCGAACTCGAGCAGTGGCTCACGGCCCGCCGCCACGAGATCGGCGACCCTGGAGCACCGCGCGGACGCCTCACCGGACGGGTCGAGCTGCGGGTGGCGCAGCGCGGAGACAAGGCGGCGCTCGCCCAGACCGTCGAGATGAACGCCAAGAACGCGCTCGTGCTCTACAAGACGAGGCGCAGCTCCGACTTCGTGGCCAGGTCCAAGGCGCTCAACGACATCCAGGATGCGCTCGGCATGCCGGATGCTCCCCTCCGGATGGAGTGCTACGACGTCTCGCACCTCAGCGGCACCAACATCGTGGCCTCGATGGTCGTGTTCGAGGACGGGCTGCCGAGGAAGGACCAGTACCGGCGGTTCAGCATCCCGGAGTCGACGGACGACACGGAGTCGATCTACCAGGTGATCACGCGCAGGCTGGCGTACCTGAAGAACCCGGAGGCGGAGTTCGCCGAGCCGGGGGCGGAGGGCGCGCAGACGGGTGCTGCTCGCGCCGCCGCCGTCCAGACCGACGACGCCGGCGACGATCCAGAGATCGACATCGACGCCGAGCTCGCGGAGGCGGCGGAGAAGCGGCGCAAGAAGTTCGCGTACCCGCCCAACCTGCTCATCGTCGACGGCGGCCAGCCGCAGGTGGCTGCGGCCAGGCGCGCGCTGGAGGAGTCCGGCGTGCAGGGCATCCAGCTGGTCGGCATCGCCAAGCGTCTCGAGGAGATCTGGCTGCCGGACTCCGACTTCCCGGTGATCCTGCCGCGCAACAGCGACGCGCTGTTCCTCATCCAGCGCATCCGCGACGAGGCGCACCGGTTCGCCATCACGTACCAGCGCGCCAAGCGCAGGCGCGACATCGGCTCGGTGCTCGGCGAGATCCCGGGCCTCGGCCCGTCGAGGGTCAAGGAGCTGCTGAAGCATTTCGGCTCCGTGGCGCAGCTCAGGAAGGCGACTCCGGACGAGATCGCCGCCGTGCGCGGCGTCGGACCGACCCTGGCGTCCGCCATCCATGAACGACTCGCCAGTCGCTAG